CTCGGCGGGGGTGGGCCCGCCGATGCCGCGCAGTACGGCATAGGCCAGCAGCGGGCCGCCGGCCGGTTCGACCACGGCGGCCTCGGCCACCTCGGGGTGCGAGCGCAGCAGCACCTCGGCCGGATGTCCGCCGGTTTCGCCCCCGGGCGCCGGCGGCCCGCCGGGCAGGTGGGACAACTGGAGCCCCGGGTCGTCGGCCACCGCGGTGAGCAGGGCGGCGTAGTGCGTGCCGAGAGCGGCCGCCGCCTCCTCGTCCAGCGCGCTCCGGCTGTACTGGACGATTCCGGCGGGGGCGTCCGTGTCCACCATGCCGAAGGAGAGGTCGAACTTGGCTTCTCCGGCGCCGACCTCGACGTAGGTGTCCGCCAAACCGGGCAGCCGCAGCGTCGTGGGGGCGCCCAGGACGTCCGCGGTCACCCGGATCAGCGCCGTCCCGTCCGCGTTGCGGGCGGCGGCGCCGAGGCGGTCGAGGATCAGGTCGAACGGGACCTCACGGCGCTGCTGGGCGTCCAGCAGCGCTTCTCGTACCCGCTCCAGAAGGACGGTGAAGGACGGGTCGCCGGCGGTGTTCACGCGGACCGGGAGGGTGTTGACGCACAGTCCGACCAGGCCGCGCATCTCCGGGCCCTGCCGGTGGGTGCCGGCGACCCCGATCACCAGGTCGTCCTGGCCGGTGAAGCGGTGCAGCGCGGCGAAGGACGCGGTGAGCGCCACGGTGAAGAGGGTGGCCCGGTGCCGGCGGCCGAGTTCGCGCAGGGCGGCCGGCACCCGGAGGGCGAGCGGCGCGGTGTGGACACCGGCCGGGCGGATGCCGGTGTCGGCGGGCGGGTGCGCGGGGCGGGGCAGACGCAGCGGGCGGACGCCGTCGAGCCGTTCGGCCCAGTGGTCCAGGCCCGCTTCCAGGCGGCCTGTGGCCGCCTGCTCGCGGCGTGCGAAGTCCGCGTACTGTGCCGGTGCCGGCTCCGCCTCGGCGGTGGTGCCCTGGGCGACGGCCGCGTAGGTCCGGGCCAGTTCTCCGGCCACGGTCTCCAACGAGGCGCCGTCGATGGCGATGTGATGGAAGGTCAGCAATACCGTGTGGTCCTGTTCCCCGTGCCGCAGGACCAGGGCCCGCGGAAGGGGACCGGCGGCGAGATCGAAGGGGCGGTGCGCCTCCTCGGCCAGCAGTGCGCCGGAGCCGTCCGCGTCCGCCTCCACGACGCGCAGCGCGATCGCCTCCGGGGCCGGCAGCACCTCCTGGTACGGCTCACCGTCCCGCTGCCCGTAGCGGGTACGCAGAATCTCGTGACGGCGTACCAGCGAGGCCAGCGCGGCGGCCAGCGCGTCCAGGTCGAGCGGACCGCGCAGCCGGGTGGCGAAGGGCACGCTGTACGAGGCATCGCCGTGCCCCAGCCGGTCCATCAGCCACATACGGCGCTGGGCGTGCGAGAGCGGCGCGGGTCCTCGGCGGACGGGTGCGGGCGCGGCGGCGGGACGGGCGGCACGGGAGCGGGCCCGGCGCAGCAGCTCCTCCTGGAGCGCCGCGGCGGCGGGGGTGTCAGTGGCCATCGGTGTCCTCCGGGGTGCCGGGGTGCAGATCGCTGTGCGCGGCGAGGAGCGCGCGCTCGACCAGCGCGGCGTGCCCCGCCACCGTGGGGGCGGCGAAGAAGTCGGCGAGCGTCAGCTCCACGCCCAGCTCCTCGCGCAGGTCGTCGGTGACCGCCAGCGCCAGCAGCGAATGACCGCCCAGCGCGAGGAAGTCGGCATCCGGACGCGTGACCTCACGGCCCAGCGACCGGCCCCAGATCTCGGCGACGGCCTGCTCCAGCGGACCCAGCGGCCCGGCCGCCGCGTCGGGCCGGTCCACGGTGACGAGGTCGGTCAGCGCGCGGCGGTCGACCTTCCCCGAGGCGGTGAGCGGCAGCGCGTCGACCACCTGCACCTCGTCGGGGACCAGATGGGCGGGCAGGACGGCGGCGAGCCGGTCGCGCAGGGCGTTGGGGCGCGGCACCGGTCCCGGCAAGGCCACGATGAAGGCGGCCAGGCGGGCGTCGTCGGGGGAGGGGCGGTGCACGGTCACGGCCGCGTCCGCCACCTCGGGCTGCTCCCGCAGGGCGTGTTCGATCTCCGCCGGTTCGATCCTGAAGCCACGGATCTTCACCTGGTCGTCCGTCCGCCCGTGGAAATCGAGGGAGCCGTCGGGACGCCGGGAG
This portion of the Streptomyces sp. 2114.4 genome encodes:
- a CDS encoding condensation domain-containing protein gives rise to the protein MATDTPAAAALQEELLRRARSRAARPAAAPAPVRRGPAPLSHAQRRMWLMDRLGHGDASYSVPFATRLRGPLDLDALAAALASLVRRHEILRTRYGQRDGEPYQEVLPAPEAIALRVVEADADGSGALLAEEAHRPFDLAAGPLPRALVLRHGEQDHTVLLTFHHIAIDGASLETVAGELARTYAAVAQGTTAEAEPAPAQYADFARREQAATGRLEAGLDHWAERLDGVRPLRLPRPAHPPADTGIRPAGVHTAPLALRVPAALRELGRRHRATLFTVALTASFAALHRFTGQDDLVIGVAGTHRQGPEMRGLVGLCVNTLPVRVNTAGDPSFTVLLERVREALLDAQQRREVPFDLILDRLGAAARNADGTALIRVTADVLGAPTTLRLPGLADTYVEVGAGEAKFDLSFGMVDTDAPAGIVQYSRSALDEEAAAALGTHYAALLTAVADDPGLQLSHLPGGPPAPGGETGGHPAEVLLRSHPEVAEAAVVEPAGGPLLAYAVLRGIGGPTPAELRSRLRSALAPDLVPAAVTLLDTLPRTADGTPDPARLPGVPTAPAPEGAHADAVIEGFTALLGHAPGPDDDFFLLGGHSLIAVQLAERLRQSLKLPLTGLDIMQARTPRAVTALLAAREAERAAAPSAGSVRPRRSREGTVLVTGGTGGVGAFVLRELAARGRPVLALARPESAHLVAGDGVDVIEGDLTDLDGLRKAVDGADAVIHAACTFTRPEVDVTAMAAMVGAWSRGPFVFVSSVDAYGHPAGEWVAEESASRQPLSGYGQAKTDCEGLLLRAAGTQGRGGASAVRSPLVWGAHQRLRDQLRWGATGVLYQAAREGRPIVLPRPGTHGHAWYGAAWVHAAALARAVVSCLDSPVHGVANAVSGHLAWRELATGLTELLGSDSEIQETDEVHPDLDHRWHYQSDRLAPSLRARPGEDWRSVLAAMTGPAGP